From Argopecten irradians isolate NY chromosome 2, Ai_NY, whole genome shotgun sequence, the proteins below share one genomic window:
- the LOC138314153 gene encoding nuclear receptor coactivator 6-like has product MSPLTVVSIVLGVVILADLTVVSLAAHKTKRPPPPRGRAPRPNGSKAFSFRGASPVKPPLPPKPRPVPFSSSGNNIRPRFAASSPISRKVQVVSPSGGLEQFSRTLQFRRPELPKPINKPPGNGRNLTTTPGTGSKQQIPPEGRPEMPKPNGRMISFSTNNRPAVQSKRLSLSFTNNRGQNQQTSGQSPTLQNGRQQPQSLPPPQNGINVLVQPSGRELPNLRNGVQPPTIVNKLQQRPQQNRRLVANVGGIPVQHGRNLRNGQQSPSPQNGRFLSTQQNGRQSPIPQNGRVQTISQNSLNPTNRQGGHLTQQSLQNSRKPQPQQNGRQALPPPNGRQPQPQQNGRQPPPPPNGRQPQPQPNGRQPPPPPNGRQPQPQPNGRQQQPPSNGPKPQPQQNGRQPPPPPPPNGRKPQPQPNGRQQQPPPNGRQPQPQPNGRQPPPPPNGRQPQPQPNGRQQQPPSNGPKPQPQQNGRQPPPPPPPNGRKPQPQQNGRQQPPPPNGRKPQPQQNGRQPPPPPNGRQPQPQQNGRQPPPLPNGLKPKLQQNGRQPLPQTNGRKPQLNGLQPPHSLYDRKHQPQQNIQKQPSPPKGSQSPTQQNGFQPQPPPNSHNLLPPQNGHQQTLQKINLKASLINDLQPTIRNGISPDGNKRKIGGIPIQAEYQALSSPTEPKLSALQIPQQQPSRKPGRQSDKNGGIAVEKGLQQSSTKNGGLKQILLQQASVQSSRLSSLPHTGNAQGSEQDNRRISSSGQNNDHPTIPSQAGLSSIRLQNVRQQKPSSRDNLSVPQKVSLQPGSQQSGRSKILLQKGRLRVTPGSRQNGLPPVNPLSESQPINPQSGRQPVNPQRGRQPVNPQSDRLQVSPQSDRQPISPQSGRQPVNPKSDRQPVTPQSDRQPVNSQSDRQLVNPKSDRQPVNPQSGRQPVNPQSGRQQVNPQSDRQLVNPQSDRQPVNPQSGRQPVNPQSGRQQVNPQSDRQQVNPQSDRQQVNPQSGRQQVNSQSDRQLVNPKNGRRRISPQSGRQPVNPQSGRQQVNPQSDRQQVNPQRGRQLVNPQSGRQPINRQSGRPRVSPGKNSPVSPQNGRSPTIPQSGRSPALPKNGQKTVQKQMILRKSGRQPTSSQNGHKQSLKGDEQRQNGRQPPPAAQSSSNSHTVPLPSNIAISPASPLQGQSFELVTNADNGDQAPGSNIGSFAMSAPEKYNKDAQNQKGNMGGISHRSKVSKTMDPADGATQMSAENQVTNSNSLRLGGKKPSGTAGQKSGLIAPSSHKVGPQKPPPKPNSTANAKKAPVNTQSQAASKSTPVISGQPLVPGTPKDQNNLTLIKSTNSGLQPTKSNSIPLANTEQVGTPRKANQVVHTSVYGASSASSAYSQKVGTSGSSTALQQKIALDVAIPQPPAETTANETAQSVVEAASVSTASVVTQPRKTGGYYYIDANGNYQYYEPPADSFSGQNINSLFYNYFPAPVETPRTPSLYYTTPSPWYEPLFVGASQEPTQKKEEDSDNH; this is encoded by the exons ATGTCCCCATTAACTGTCGTGTCCATAGTGCTCGGTGTAGTTATCCTAGCTGACCTCACTGTAGTCAGTTTGGCTGCACATAAAACCAAACGACCTCCGCCACCACGTGGACGGGCCCCGAGACCTAATGGTTCTAAAGCATTTTCGTTCAGAGGTGCATCACCTGTGAAGCCTCCACTTCCTCCGAAGCCCAGACCGGTTCCGTTCTCGTCATCAGGGAACAACATCAGACCACGATTTGCTGCGAGTTCGCCAATAAGTCGTAAAG TGCAAGTTGTTTCGCCGAGCGGTGGACTGGAGCAGTTCAGTCGTACTCTGCAATTCAGACGTCCTGAATTACCAAAACCGATTAATAAACCACCAGGAAATGGACGCAACCTGACGACCACTCCAGGAACTGGAAGCAAACAACAGATTCCACCAGAAGGTCGACCGGAAATGCCAAAACCAAATGGACGCATGATTTCTTTCTCCACAAATAATCGTCCAGCAGTTCAGAGCAAGCGTCTATCACTTTCGTTTACAAATAATCGTGGGCAAAATCAACAGACAAGTGGTCAATCACCAACATTACAAAATGGTCGCCAACAACCTCAGTCACTACCTCCACCACAAAATGGTATCAACGTTTTAGTTCAACCAAGTGGACGCGAATTACCAAACCTGCGGAACGGTGTCCAACCGCCAACTATAGTAAATAAACTTCAGCAGCGACCTCAACAAAACAGACGCCTAGTTGCAAATGTTGGAGGAATACCCGTTCAGCACGGACGTAATCTACGAAATGGCCAACAATCTCCCTCTCCTCAAAATGGACGATTTTTATCAACCCAACAAAATGGTCGTCAATCACCGATTCCACAAAATGGACGAGTCCAAACAATTTCACAAAATAGCCTAAATCCAACAAACCGACAAGGGGGCCATCTAACGCAACAATCCCTCCAAAATAGCCGCAAACCTCAACCACAACAAAACGGCCGTCAAGCACTACCTCCACCGAATGGCCGCCAACCTCAACCACAACAAAACGGCCGTCAACCACCACCTCCACCGAATGGCCGCCAACCTCAACCACAACCAAACGGCCGTCAACCACCACCTCCACCAAATGGCCGCCAACCTCAACCGCAACCAAACGGCCGTCAACAACAACCTCCATCGAATGGCCCCAAACCTCAACCACAACAAAACGGCCGTCagccaccaccaccaccaccaccaaatGGCCGCAAACCTCAACCACAACCAAACGGCCGTCAACAACAACCTCCACCGAATGGCCGCCAACCTCAACCACAACCAAACGGCCGTCAACCACCACCTCCACCAAATGGCCGCCAACCTCAACCGCAACCAAACGGCCGTCAACAACAACCTCCATCGAATGGCCCCAAACCTCAACCACAACAAAACGGCCGTCagccaccaccaccaccaccaccaaatGGCCGCAAACCTCAACCACAACAAAACGGCCGTCAGCAACCACCACCACCAAATGGCCGCAAACCTCAACCACAACAAAACGGCCGTCAACCACCACCTCCACCGAATGGCCGCCAACCTCAACCACAACAAAACGGTCGTCAACCACCACCTTTACCGAATGGCCTTAAACCTAAACTtcaacaaaatggccgtcaACCACTACCTCAAACGAATGGCCGCAAACCACAGCTAAATGGTCTTCAACCACCCCATTCACTGTATGACCGCAAACATCAACCACAACAAAACATCCAAAAACAACCATCTCCACCGAAAGGCAGTCAGTCACCGACTCAACAAAATGGTTTTCAACCCCAACCTCCACCAAATAGCCACAACTTATTACCACCACAAAACGGTCACCAACAAACACTTCAAAAAATCAACCTCAAAGCATCTTTGATAAATGACCTACAGCCAACAATAAGAAACGGAATATCTCCTGATGGAAATAAGCGAAAAATCGGAGGAATACCGATTCAAGCTGAATATCAGGCATTGTCTTCACCGACTGAACCCAAGCTATCAGCTCTACAAATTCCCCAACAACAGCCATCTCGAAAACCTGGACGACAGTCTGACAAAAATGGAGGGATAGCTGTTGAAAAAGGACTTCAACAATCGTCAACAAAGAATGGTGGTCTAAAGCAAATACTTTTACAACAGGCATCTGTACAAAGTAGTCGTCTATCGTCCTTGCCGCATACTGGCAATGCGCAGGGATCGGAGCAAGATAATCGACGAATATCTTCTTCAGGACAAAATAATGACCATCCAACAATCCCTTCACAAGCTGGTCTTTCATCAATCCGTTTACAAAACGTCCGTCAACAAAAACCTTCAAGTCGTGACAATCTATCAGTTCCTCAAAAAGTTAGCCTTCAACCAGGGTCTCAACAAAGTGGCCGTTCCAAGATCCTTCTACAAAAAGGTCGCCTTAGGGTTACTCCAGGATCTCGACAAAATGGACTTCCTCCGGTCAATCCACTAAGTGAAAGTCAACCGATCAATCCACAAAGTGGCCGTCAACCGGTCAATCCACAAAGAGGCCGTCAACCGGTAAATCCACAAAGTGACCGTCTTCAGGTCTCTCCACAAAGTGACCGTCAACCGATCTCTCCACAAAGTGGCCGTCAGCCGGTTAATCCGAAAAGTGACCGTCAACCAGTTACTCCACAAAGTGACCGTCAACCGGTTAATTCACAAAGTGACCGTCAACTGGTTAATCCGAAAAGTGACCGTCAACCGGTTAATCCACAAAGTGGCCGTCAACCGGTTAATCCACAAAGTGGCCGTCAACAGGTTAATCCACAAAGTGACCGTCAACTGGTTAATCCACAAAGTGACCGTCAACCGGTTAATCCACAAAGTGGCCGTCAACCGGTTAATCCACAAAGTGGCCGTCAACAGGTCAATCCACAAAGTGACCGTCAACAGGTCAATCCACAAAGTGACCGTCAACAGGTCAATCCACAAAGTGGCCGTCAACAGGTTAATTCACAAAGTGACCGTCAGCTGGTTAATCCGAAAAATGGCCGTCGACGGATCTCTCCACAAAGTGGCCGTCAACCGGTTAATCCACAAAGTGGCCGTCAACAGGTCAATCCACAAAGTGACCGTCAACAAGTCAATCCACAAAGAGGCCGTCAACTGGTTAATCCACAAAGTGGCCGTCAACCTATCAATCGACAAAGTGGTCGCCCTCGGGTATCTCCAGGAAAAAATTCTCCTGTCTCTCCACAAAATGGTCGTTCCCCGACCATTCCACAAAGCGGCCGTTCCCCGGCTCTTCCAAAAAATGGACAAAAAACGGTTCAAAAACAAATGATTCTTCGAAAAAGTGGTCGCCAACCGACGTCGTCTCAAAATGGACACAAACAGTCGCTTAAAGGAGATGAACAACGACAAAACGGAAGGCAACCACCTCCAGCAGCACAATCATCATCTAACAGTCATACTGTTCCTCTTCCCTCAAATATTGCTATTTCACCGGCATCACCATTGCAAGGTCAATCTTTTGAACTTGTTACGAATGCTGATAATGGTGATCAGGCACCTGGTTCAAATATTGGATCATTTGCAATGTCTGCTcctgaaaaatataataaagatgcACAAAATCAAAAAGGAAACATGGGAGGGATATCGCATCGGTCAAAAGTGTCAAAGACTATGGATCCCGCAGACGGAGCAACGCAGATGTCAGCAGAGAATCAAGTTACTAACTCAAATTCTTTACGTCTTGGAGGTAAAAAACCATCTGGTACCGCTGGACAGAAATCTGGATTAATCGCTCCTTCATCACATAAAGTTGGACCTCAGAAACCTCCACCAAAACCAAATAGTACAGCAAACGCTAAAAAAGCACCAGTCAACACTCAGTCACAGGCAGCAAGTAAATCAACACCAGTTATTTCAGGACAGCCATTGGTGCCTGGCACTCCGAAAGATCAAAATAATCTAACTCTTATCAAGTCAACAAACTCAGGATTGCAACCTACAAAGTCAAATAGTATACCATTAGCTAATACGGAGCAAGTAGGAACGCCGAGAAAGGCTAATCAAGTTGTCCACACGAGCGTATATGGCGCTTCTTCTGCATCATCGGCATATAGCCAGAAAGTAGGAACATCCGGTTCTTCTACAGCACTACAACAGAAGATAGCCTTAGACGTCGCCATTCCGCAGCCACCAGCCGAAACAACAGCTAACGAAACGGCACAGTCAGTAGTGGAAGCCGCGTCTGTAAGTACAGCTTCTGTAGTAACGCAACCACGAAAAACAGGCGGCTACTATTACATTGATGCTAATGGCAATTATCAGTACTATGAACCGCCAGCAGACTCGTTCAGTGGACAAAACATTAATAGTTTGTTCTATAATTATTTCCCAGCACCAGTCGAAACACCAAGAACGCCTAGTTTATACTATACGACACCTTCTCCTTGGTACGAACCTCTTTTTGTTGGTGCTTCTCAGGAACCTACACAGAAAAAGGAGGAAGACTCTGACAATCATTGA